From Actinoplanes oblitus, a single genomic window includes:
- a CDS encoding alanine racemase, whose protein sequence is MIDWRSKGFWLPHDTRTAEQVAAERPSIFGGGFTWPLLVVRRDAVEANIAAMAAYCRQHGFDFAPHAKTTMAPGLFDAQLRAGAWGLTVATANQALVLRRLGVPRVLIANQVLDPAALGWLAAESAAGWEVYFQVDSVAGVRAAGAAGGARVLVEFGHPGGRTGVRTLDQLVEVARAAVAEPGVELVGVTGYEGQIAEQPGVDAYLDLLVAGFERLAEAGLLPGQPIVSAGGSAWFDRVTERLAGLSARARLILRSGASVTHDDGFYRERTPFTRVPEDGMLVAALEIWAQVLSVPESGLALAGMGKRDAPFDEGLPVPVEIRRAGGAPGQETGGVAGADVLPADGLRVTRLNDHHTYLETADGVELVPGDLVRFGISHPCTAFDKWRDIPVVDEERRVVDVLHTYF, encoded by the coding sequence ATGATCGACTGGCGGAGCAAGGGCTTCTGGCTGCCACACGACACTCGGACCGCCGAGCAGGTCGCGGCGGAGCGGCCGAGCATCTTCGGCGGAGGCTTCACCTGGCCGCTCCTGGTGGTGCGGCGTGACGCGGTGGAGGCGAACATCGCTGCCATGGCCGCCTACTGCCGGCAGCATGGGTTCGACTTCGCGCCGCACGCCAAGACGACCATGGCACCCGGCCTGTTCGACGCCCAGCTGCGTGCCGGCGCGTGGGGGCTGACGGTGGCGACCGCCAATCAGGCCCTCGTGCTGCGGCGACTCGGTGTGCCGCGGGTGTTGATCGCCAACCAGGTGCTCGATCCGGCCGCGCTGGGTTGGCTGGCTGCGGAGAGCGCCGCGGGCTGGGAGGTGTATTTCCAGGTCGACTCGGTGGCCGGGGTGAGGGCGGCGGGCGCGGCGGGCGGGGCACGGGTGCTGGTCGAGTTCGGCCATCCCGGCGGGCGGACCGGGGTGCGCACACTCGATCAGCTGGTCGAGGTGGCCCGAGCCGCCGTCGCCGAGCCAGGTGTCGAACTCGTCGGCGTGACCGGATACGAGGGACAGATCGCCGAACAGCCGGGGGTCGACGCCTACCTCGACCTGTTGGTGGCCGGATTCGAGCGGCTGGCGGAGGCCGGGTTGCTGCCCGGGCAGCCGATTGTCTCGGCCGGTGGGAGCGCGTGGTTCGACCGGGTGACCGAGCGGCTGGCCGGCCTGTCGGCGCGGGCACGGCTGATCCTGCGCAGCGGCGCGTCGGTCACTCACGACGACGGCTTCTATCGGGAGCGGACGCCGTTCACCCGGGTGCCCGAGGACGGCATGCTGGTGGCGGCGCTGGAGATCTGGGCGCAGGTGCTGTCGGTGCCCGAGTCAGGGTTGGCGCTGGCCGGGATGGGTAAGCGGGACGCTCCGTTCGACGAGGGGCTGCCGGTGCCGGTGGAGATCCGGCGGGCCGGCGGCGCCCCGGGCCAGGAAACCGGCGGTGTCGCCGGGGCGGACGTGTTGCCTGCCGACGGTTTGCGGGTGACCCGGCTCAATGACCATCACACCTATCTGGAGACGGCCGACGGTGTCGAGCTGGTGCCGGGTGATCTGGTGCGGTTCGGGATCTCGCATCCGTGCACCGCGTTCGACAAGTGGCGGGACATTCCGGTCGTGGACGAGGAGCGGCGGGTGGTGGACGTGCTGCACACCTACTTCTGA
- a CDS encoding GyrI-like domain-containing protein — MEPTIVQCAEQPYVGRRESITMIEFARVADHLPTMFAGLAQRGVRVTGAPFFRYRVIDMAAEMVVEAGIPVAGPVPVDPPHFVDTLPAGRYATVTHVGHPDQLMSVTARLLDWAQRKGLSWDMTPTPTGERWNARVEILMTNPAEQPDMHKWETALLFKLAD; from the coding sequence GTGGAGCCGACCATCGTCCAGTGCGCCGAGCAGCCCTACGTCGGGCGCCGCGAATCGATCACCATGATCGAGTTCGCCCGCGTCGCCGATCACCTGCCCACCATGTTCGCCGGCTTGGCGCAGCGCGGCGTGCGGGTCACCGGCGCGCCGTTCTTCCGCTATCGCGTGATCGACATGGCGGCGGAGATGGTCGTCGAGGCCGGCATCCCGGTCGCCGGCCCGGTTCCGGTGGATCCGCCCCACTTCGTCGACACGCTGCCCGCCGGCCGCTACGCCACCGTCACCCATGTCGGCCACCCCGATCAATTGATGAGCGTCACCGCCCGCCTGCTGGATTGGGCCCAGCGCAAGGGCCTGAGCTGGGACATGACTCCGACGCCGACGGGTGAGCGCTGGAACGCCCGCGTCGAGATCCTGATGACCAACCCGGCCGAGCAGCCCGACATGCACAAGTGGGAAACGGCCCTGCTCTTCAAACTGGCCGATTGA
- the ruvX gene encoding Holliday junction resolvase RuvX has translation MTHGFTRGVRLGVDVGQVRVGVAKCDPDGILASPVATVARDQQAGEDKLPTDLAELARLADEHEAVEIVVGLPVALNGREGVAAGHVRAYAQRLAEVLAPRPVVLSDERMSTVVASRRLSERGVRGRRQRAVVDQAAAVEILQGWLDAQRRQT, from the coding sequence GTGACGCACGGCTTCACCCGGGGCGTACGCCTCGGGGTGGACGTCGGACAGGTGCGTGTCGGGGTCGCCAAGTGCGATCCGGACGGCATTCTGGCCAGTCCGGTGGCGACCGTGGCACGGGACCAGCAGGCCGGCGAGGACAAGCTCCCCACCGACCTGGCGGAGCTGGCCCGGCTGGCCGACGAGCACGAGGCGGTCGAGATCGTCGTCGGGCTCCCGGTCGCGCTGAACGGGCGCGAGGGCGTGGCGGCCGGCCACGTCCGGGCGTACGCGCAACGACTCGCCGAGGTGCTCGCGCCGCGGCCGGTCGTCCTCTCCGACGAGCGGATGTCGACGGTCGTCGCCAGCCGTAGGCTGAGCGAACGGGGCGTCCGAGGGCGTCGGCAGCGCGCGGTCGTCGATCAGGCGGCCGCCGTGGAGATCCTGCAGGGCTGGCTGGACGCGCAGCGGAGGCAGACTTAA
- a CDS encoding helix-turn-helix domain-containing protein, with protein sequence MADDLTQVHLSGRQIRVLAHPLRLRLLGRLRLAGPATATRLAADLGTNTGATSYHLRQLAEVGLVTEEDRAGGGRQRWWRAAHDMSSWRRSHYEGDPEATAAAEWLEAFQVSRFAELAQNWRRALPDEPASWQETAEISDYLLHLGSAQTRAMLREIEEVVDRYRRLGADAPGPDARPVALYVAGLPRIEGGT encoded by the coding sequence ATGGCCGACGATCTCACCCAGGTACACCTCTCCGGCCGGCAGATCCGCGTGCTGGCGCATCCCCTGCGCCTCCGGCTGCTCGGCCGGCTCCGGCTCGCCGGCCCGGCCACCGCCACCCGGCTCGCCGCCGACCTGGGCACCAACACCGGCGCGACCAGCTACCACCTGCGCCAGCTCGCCGAGGTCGGCCTGGTGACCGAGGAGGACCGTGCCGGTGGCGGCCGGCAGCGGTGGTGGCGGGCCGCGCACGACATGAGCAGCTGGCGGCGCAGTCACTACGAGGGCGACCCGGAGGCCACCGCGGCCGCCGAGTGGCTGGAGGCGTTCCAGGTCAGCCGCTTCGCCGAGCTCGCGCAGAACTGGCGGCGCGCGCTGCCGGACGAGCCGGCGAGCTGGCAGGAGACCGCCGAGATCTCCGACTACCTGCTGCACCTGGGCTCGGCGCAGACCCGGGCCATGCTCCGCGAGATCGAGGAGGTCGTCGACCGGTACCGGCGCCTGGGTGCGGACGCTCCCGGCCCCGACGCGCGGCCGGTCGCCCTCTACGTCGCCGGTCTCCCGCGGATCGAGGGCGGGACGTGA
- a CDS encoding MFS transporter gives MGVREIRLRYLFLIVVRWLPVGLTVPLTTLLPLDRGLTIAQAGVTAAVQGITVLVLELPTGGLADALGRRPVLLIAGAVNLLSLTVMCFAGTVALFALAWFLQGVFRALDSGPLDSWYVDASLAADRTADLETGLSHGSVACSLAVAAGALVSGGLIWLGPIGAVGALTEPLLVALGLSAVSTVAVALLMTEERTARGPAAWIASVRGVPVAIGSALGLVRRSRVVLALITVELLWSFGMVTFEKLMPIRLSEVLADQDAAAALMGPASSAAWGASAAGAALIPLLVRRIGAPWTGFALRILQGLTIVGMGLLAGPAGVIIGFLLTYTVHGAANPVHAGLLHRQAAGEYRTSLLSLNSMVGQPGFAVGAILLTAFAQCVSVSAAIVAGGLVLAAAAPLYLVKPKFRGPIDTGTSPTSALTPGGT, from the coding sequence ATGGGCGTACGCGAAATCCGCCTCCGGTATCTGTTCTTGATCGTGGTCCGCTGGCTGCCGGTCGGCCTCACCGTGCCGCTGACCACGCTGCTCCCGCTGGACCGGGGGCTGACGATCGCGCAGGCCGGCGTGACCGCCGCCGTCCAGGGCATCACCGTGCTGGTCCTGGAGCTGCCCACCGGTGGGCTGGCCGACGCGCTCGGCCGGCGCCCGGTGCTGCTGATCGCCGGCGCGGTCAACCTGCTCTCGCTGACCGTGATGTGCTTCGCCGGCACTGTCGCCCTGTTCGCGCTGGCCTGGTTCCTGCAGGGCGTCTTCCGCGCGCTGGACAGCGGGCCGCTCGACTCCTGGTATGTCGACGCGTCGCTGGCCGCCGACCGGACGGCCGACCTCGAGACCGGCCTGAGTCACGGCTCGGTCGCGTGCAGCCTGGCCGTCGCCGCCGGGGCACTGGTCAGCGGTGGCCTGATCTGGCTCGGTCCGATCGGGGCAGTGGGCGCGCTGACCGAACCGTTGCTGGTCGCCCTCGGTCTGAGCGCGGTCAGCACGGTGGCGGTGGCGCTGCTGATGACCGAGGAGCGCACCGCCCGGGGGCCGGCGGCCTGGATCGCCTCGGTCCGCGGCGTGCCGGTGGCGATCGGCTCGGCGCTCGGCCTGGTCCGCCGCTCCCGGGTGGTCCTCGCGCTGATCACGGTGGAGCTGCTGTGGAGCTTCGGCATGGTGACCTTCGAGAAGCTGATGCCGATCCGGCTCAGCGAGGTGCTCGCCGACCAGGACGCGGCCGCCGCGCTGATGGGCCCGGCCAGCTCGGCCGCGTGGGGCGCCTCGGCGGCCGGCGCGGCGCTGATCCCGCTGCTCGTCCGGCGGATCGGCGCGCCGTGGACCGGCTTCGCGCTGCGGATCCTGCAGGGCCTGACCATCGTCGGGATGGGGCTGCTGGCCGGCCCGGCCGGGGTGATCATCGGCTTCCTGCTCACCTACACCGTGCACGGCGCGGCCAACCCGGTGCACGCCGGCCTGCTGCACCGTCAGGCCGCGGGGGAGTACCGGACCAGCCTGCTGTCGCTCAACTCGATGGTCGGCCAGCCCGGCTTCGCGGTCGGCGCGATCCTGCTGACCGCGTTCGCACAGTGCGTGAGCGTCAGCGCGGCGATCGTGGCCGGTGGTCTGGTGCTCGCCGCGGCCGCCCCGCTCTATCTGGTGAAACCCAAGTTTCGGGGACCCATCGATACGGGTACCAGCCCGACATCGGCTCTCACCCCCGGAGGAACCTGA
- a CDS encoding replication-associated recombination protein A: protein MEMDGLFSLAQPGRSTEAPAAGFGTPAADAPLPVRMRPASIDELVGQQHLLAPGAPLRQLVTGSSPMSVILWGPPGTGKTTIAHLVAHATDRKFVAMSALTAGVKDVRAVIDTARTERRRGGPPTVLFIDEVHRFSKTQQDSLLAAVEDRTVTLLAATTENPYFSVISPLLSRCVLLTLQALREDDVRRLIRRAITDPRGLGGAVTVSAEAEDHFVRLAAGDVRKALTAVEAAAGSALAQGATEIDLATAERAVDVAAVRYDRDGDAHYDVTSAFIKSMRGSDPDAALHYLARMIVAGEDPRFIARRIVIFASEDVGMADPQALLVATAAAQAVQLIGMPEAQLNLAQAVVHMATAPKSNSVTTAIGAAITDVRAGRGGPVPNHLRDAHYSGARGLGHGRGYRYPHDDPRGVVRQQYVPDDLVGTDYYRPTEHGAERAVGERVPRLRRIVRGLGPRAASAISTDRAAGGAPGPDASQSPVAAGSADPAAGGPVATSAEPAVTDPASGGPAVAAPAEPPAADPGSAGGSGPVADPGPVDGSGPGGLAGPPGAVTGSGAAAAGPDAEGDVMRSDESGDAAGKEQP, encoded by the coding sequence ATGGAAATGGACGGGCTCTTCTCACTCGCGCAGCCGGGCCGATCGACGGAGGCCCCGGCCGCCGGATTCGGCACACCCGCGGCGGACGCCCCCCTTCCCGTCCGGATGCGCCCGGCCAGCATCGACGAGCTCGTCGGGCAGCAGCACCTGCTCGCCCCCGGTGCGCCGTTGCGGCAGCTGGTGACCGGGTCCAGCCCGATGTCGGTGATCCTCTGGGGGCCGCCCGGCACCGGCAAGACCACCATCGCGCACCTGGTCGCGCACGCCACCGACCGCAAGTTCGTGGCGATGTCCGCACTCACCGCCGGGGTGAAGGACGTGCGCGCGGTGATCGACACGGCCCGCACCGAGCGCCGGCGCGGCGGCCCGCCGACCGTCCTGTTCATCGACGAGGTGCACCGTTTCAGCAAGACCCAGCAGGACTCGCTGCTCGCCGCGGTCGAGGACCGCACCGTCACGCTGCTCGCCGCCACCACCGAGAACCCGTACTTCTCGGTGATCTCGCCGCTGCTCTCCCGCTGCGTCCTGCTGACCCTGCAGGCCCTGCGGGAGGACGACGTCCGCCGGTTGATCCGGCGCGCGATCACCGATCCGCGCGGGCTGGGCGGCGCGGTCACCGTGTCGGCCGAGGCGGAGGACCATTTCGTACGGCTGGCCGCCGGCGACGTGCGCAAGGCGCTGACCGCCGTGGAGGCCGCCGCCGGTTCCGCGCTCGCCCAGGGCGCCACCGAGATCGACCTGGCCACCGCCGAGCGCGCGGTCGACGTGGCAGCCGTGCGCTACGACCGGGACGGCGACGCGCACTACGACGTGACCAGCGCGTTCATCAAGAGCATGCGGGGTAGCGACCCGGACGCCGCCCTGCACTACCTGGCCCGGATGATCGTGGCCGGCGAGGACCCGCGGTTCATCGCCCGGCGCATCGTGATCTTCGCGAGCGAGGACGTCGGGATGGCCGACCCGCAGGCCCTGCTGGTGGCCACCGCCGCGGCTCAGGCGGTGCAGCTGATCGGCATGCCCGAGGCCCAGCTCAACCTGGCCCAGGCGGTGGTGCACATGGCCACCGCCCCCAAGTCGAACAGCGTCACCACGGCGATCGGCGCGGCCATCACCGACGTACGGGCCGGCCGGGGTGGACCGGTGCCGAACCACCTGCGCGACGCGCACTACTCCGGCGCGCGTGGTCTTGGTCACGGTCGCGGTTATCGGTACCCGCACGACGACCCACGAGGTGTCGTCCGGCAGCAGTACGTCCCCGACGATCTCGTCGGCACCGACTACTATCGGCCGACCGAGCACGGGGCTGAACGCGCCGTGGGCGAACGGGTGCCGCGTCTGCGCCGGATCGTGCGGGGGCTGGGTCCCCGTGCCGCTTCGGCGATCAGCACGGACCGCGCGGCGGGTGGTGCTCCGGGCCCGGATGCGTCACAGTCGCCGGTGGCCGCCGGTTCGGCGGACCCGGCGGCCGGCGGCCCGGTCGCCACGTCGGCGGAGCCGGCGGTGACCGATCCGGCGTCCGGTGGTCCGGCGGTTGCCGCTCCCGCGGAGCCGCCGGCGGCGGATCCGGGTTCGGCGGGTGGTTCCGGGCCGGTGGCGGATCCGGGGCCGGTGGACGGATCCGGGCCGGGCGGGCTCGCGGGTCCTCCGGGGGCGGTGACGGGATCGGGTGCGGCGGCGGCCGGGCCGGATGCCGAGGGTGACGTGATGCGGTCAGACGAGAGCGGCGACGCCGCCGGGAAGGAACAGCCGTGA
- the aspS gene encoding aspartate--tRNA ligase, protein MIRTHDAGSLRATDAGTTVTLAGWVARRRDHGGVIFVDLRDGSGVVQVVFREEDAHALRNEFCVKVVGEVNARPAGNENPELATGAIEVVASELTVLSEAAPLPLPIDDTITASDDIRLKYRYLDLRRSGPAKALRLRSRANQIAREVLHARDFNEIETPTLTRSTPEGARDFLVPVRLQPGTWYALPQSPQLFKQLLMVAGMERYYQIARCYRDEDFRADRQPEFTQLDIEMSFVTQDDIIELGEEIVSKLWSELAGYEIPLPIPRITWHDAMNRYGSDKPDLRFNLELTELTDYLRGTEFRVFAGAIDAGGYVGAVVMPGGAAQTRKELDGWQDWAKARGARGLAYVVLDAETGAPRGPVAKNLSAAHLEGLADAVGAKPGDAVFFAASTDRREAQELLGAARIEIAKRAKLIDEDAWAFCWVVDAPMFERTDDGGWTAVHHPFTSPNEEWLDKFETAPDQALAYAYDIVCNGNEIGGGSVRIHRGDVQSRVFDLLGITPEEAQDKFGFLLEAFKYGPPPHAGIALGWDRACMLLGGFDSIREVISFPKSRGGFDPLTGAPTPITAQQRLEAGVDAKPKATAGTPGTDGQAVPVERSN, encoded by the coding sequence GTGATCAGGACCCATGACGCCGGCAGCCTGCGTGCAACTGACGCCGGCACGACGGTGACGCTCGCCGGTTGGGTGGCCCGCCGGCGTGACCACGGCGGTGTCATCTTCGTCGACCTGCGGGACGGCTCCGGCGTGGTGCAGGTGGTCTTCCGCGAGGAGGACGCGCACGCGCTGCGCAACGAGTTCTGCGTCAAGGTCGTCGGCGAGGTCAACGCCCGCCCGGCCGGCAACGAGAACCCGGAGCTCGCCACCGGCGCGATCGAGGTGGTCGCCAGCGAGCTGACCGTGCTCTCCGAGGCGGCCCCGCTGCCGCTGCCGATCGACGACACGATCACCGCCTCCGACGACATCCGCCTCAAGTACCGCTACCTGGACCTGCGCCGCTCCGGCCCGGCCAAGGCGCTGCGCCTGCGCAGCCGCGCCAACCAGATCGCCCGCGAGGTGCTGCACGCCCGCGACTTCAACGAGATCGAGACGCCGACCCTGACCCGGTCGACGCCGGAGGGCGCCCGCGACTTCTTGGTGCCGGTCCGCCTGCAGCCCGGCACGTGGTACGCGCTGCCCCAGTCCCCGCAGCTGTTCAAGCAGCTGCTGATGGTGGCCGGCATGGAGCGCTACTACCAGATCGCCCGCTGCTACCGCGACGAGGACTTCCGCGCCGACCGGCAGCCGGAGTTCACCCAGCTGGACATCGAGATGTCGTTCGTCACGCAGGACGACATCATCGAGCTGGGCGAGGAGATCGTCTCGAAGCTCTGGAGCGAGCTGGCCGGCTACGAGATCCCGCTGCCGATCCCGCGGATCACCTGGCACGACGCGATGAACCGGTACGGTTCCGACAAGCCGGACCTGCGCTTCAACCTGGAGCTGACCGAGCTCACCGACTACCTGCGCGGCACCGAGTTCCGGGTGTTCGCCGGGGCGATCGACGCCGGTGGCTACGTGGGCGCCGTCGTGATGCCGGGTGGCGCCGCGCAGACCCGCAAGGAGCTGGACGGCTGGCAGGACTGGGCGAAAGCGCGGGGCGCCCGCGGCCTGGCCTACGTCGTGCTCGACGCGGAGACCGGCGCCCCGCGCGGCCCGGTCGCGAAGAACCTGTCCGCCGCTCACCTGGAGGGGCTGGCCGACGCGGTCGGCGCCAAGCCGGGCGACGCGGTCTTCTTCGCCGCCAGCACCGACCGGCGGGAGGCGCAGGAGCTGCTCGGCGCGGCCCGCATCGAGATCGCCAAGCGCGCCAAGCTGATCGACGAGGACGCCTGGGCGTTCTGCTGGGTCGTCGACGCTCCGATGTTCGAGCGGACCGACGACGGTGGCTGGACCGCCGTCCACCACCCCTTCACCTCGCCGAACGAGGAGTGGCTCGACAAGTTCGAGACCGCCCCCGACCAGGCGCTCGCCTACGCGTACGACATCGTCTGCAACGGCAACGAGATCGGCGGCGGCAGCGTCCGTATCCACCGCGGTGACGTGCAGAGCCGGGTCTTCGACCTGCTCGGCATCACCCCGGAGGAGGCGCAGGACAAGTTCGGCTTCCTGCTCGAGGCGTTCAAGTACGGCCCGCCGCCGCACGCCGGCATCGCGCTGGGCTGGGACCGCGCCTGCATGCTGCTCGGTGGGTTCGACTCGATCCGCGAGGTCATCTCGTTCCCGAAGAGCCGCGGCGGCTTCGACCCGCTGACCGGTGCGCCGACCCCGATCACCGCGCAGCAGCGCCTGGAGGCCGGCGTCGACGCCAAGCCGAAGGCGACCGCCGGCACGCCCGGCACCGACGGCCAGGCCGTCCCGGTGGAGCGTTCCAACTAG
- a CDS encoding DUF948 domain-containing protein: MNAGEIAGLIAAGAFLMLVLVLTVPILKLGRTVDAATRAINEVTDRTGPLLGNVNTTVENVNTALGQVQVSLDGVNLQLAKVDTMTEHAQNITANVANLVTVASAAAANPLVKVASFGYGLRKATAARRHAEEDREVRAEIKQRRRARR, from the coding sequence ATGAACGCCGGAGAAATCGCTGGTCTGATCGCGGCGGGCGCCTTCCTGATGCTCGTTCTCGTGCTCACCGTGCCGATCCTGAAGCTGGGCCGCACCGTGGACGCCGCCACCCGGGCGATCAATGAGGTGACCGACCGCACCGGGCCGTTGCTCGGCAACGTGAACACCACGGTGGAGAATGTGAACACCGCGCTCGGCCAGGTCCAGGTCTCTTTGGACGGCGTGAACCTGCAGCTGGCCAAGGTCGACACGATGACCGAGCACGCGCAGAACATCACCGCCAACGTCGCCAACCTGGTCACCGTGGCCTCCGCCGCGGCCGCCAACCCGCTGGTCAAGGTGGCCTCGTTCGGCTACGGCCTGCGCAAGGCGACGGCCGCCCGCCGGCACGCCGAGGAGGACCGCGAGGTCCGCGCTGAGATCAAGCAGCGCCGCCGGGCGCGTCGCTGA
- the alaS gene encoding alanine--tRNA ligase, producing MKTAEVKRRFLAHFEANGHTVVPSAPLPAIDDPNLLFINAGMVQFVPFFLGQRTPPYQRAASVQKCIRTPDIDEVGKTSRHGTFFQMNGNFSFGDYFKAGAIPLAWELSTKPVEQGGFGLDPEKIWATVYLDDDEAIEIWKQTGLPAERIVRRGKKDNFWSMGIPGPAGPCSELYYDRGPDYGKEGGPEVDEDRYLEFWNLVFMQHEITDVTSKEEFRIVGDLPKQNIDTGMGLERIASILQGVDNLYEIDEVRPILSRAAEMTGKKYGAHSGHAANQSHPDDVRLRVIADHVRTALMLIGDGIVPSNEGRGYVLRRIMRRAIRAIRLLGWQGPAFTELLPIARDCMSPSYPELAEEFGRISTYAYQEEETFLGTLRSGTTILDTAISETKTSGGRQLSGDKAFQLHDTYGFPIDLTLEIAQEQGLSVDQEGFRRLMADQRARAKADAAARKTGHADLSAYRSALDAGGNVEFTGYQEISRESRVRALITDRGRVEVAGEGDFVELVLDTTPFYAEGGGQQADTGVIKVGSGQLEIVDVQQPIPGLIVHKARVIRGEVREGESGLAEIDVTRRKAISRSHTATHLVHQTMRNFLGESATQAGSLNAPGRLRFDFHTPGAVNPSVLFDVEQQINEVLLRDLEVHAFVTSQEEARRLGAMALFGEKYGDEVRVVEVGDYARELCGGTHVSRSGQLGLVKILTESSIGSGVRRVEALVGIDAFGFLAKEHLLVSRLADLFRVPGDQVADRVEQTVTALRDAEKELEKLRAQMVLAGASALVDQAKDLRGVAYVGTEAPEGAGGNDVRTLAQDIRGKFDPARPAVVAVTARSGGKATLIVAINAAAKGRGLSAGDLVRGALSGRGGGNADLAQGGGVPAAEAPNLLAAVEKALTEAS from the coding sequence ATGAAGACGGCGGAAGTCAAGCGGCGCTTTCTGGCGCATTTCGAGGCGAACGGGCACACGGTGGTCCCGAGTGCCCCGCTGCCGGCCATCGACGACCCGAACCTGCTGTTCATCAACGCCGGCATGGTCCAGTTCGTGCCGTTCTTCCTGGGCCAGCGCACCCCGCCGTACCAGCGGGCGGCGAGCGTGCAGAAATGTATCCGGACGCCGGACATCGACGAGGTCGGCAAGACCAGCCGGCACGGCACGTTCTTCCAGATGAACGGCAACTTCTCGTTCGGCGACTACTTCAAGGCGGGTGCCATCCCGCTGGCGTGGGAGCTGTCCACGAAACCGGTCGAGCAGGGCGGTTTCGGGCTCGACCCGGAGAAGATCTGGGCGACCGTCTACCTCGACGACGACGAGGCCATCGAGATCTGGAAGCAGACCGGCCTGCCCGCCGAGCGGATCGTGCGCCGCGGCAAGAAGGACAACTTCTGGTCGATGGGCATCCCCGGCCCGGCCGGCCCGTGCTCGGAGCTCTACTACGACCGCGGCCCGGACTACGGCAAGGAGGGCGGCCCGGAGGTCGACGAGGACCGGTACCTGGAGTTCTGGAACCTGGTCTTCATGCAGCACGAGATCACCGACGTGACCTCGAAGGAGGAGTTCCGGATCGTCGGTGACCTGCCGAAGCAGAACATCGACACCGGCATGGGCCTGGAGCGCATCGCGTCGATCCTGCAGGGCGTCGACAACCTGTACGAGATCGACGAGGTCCGCCCGATCCTGTCCCGCGCGGCCGAGATGACCGGCAAGAAGTACGGCGCGCACTCCGGGCACGCGGCGAACCAGAGCCACCCCGACGACGTACGCCTGCGGGTGATCGCCGACCACGTGCGCACCGCGCTGATGCTGATCGGCGACGGCATCGTCCCGTCCAACGAGGGCCGTGGCTACGTGCTGCGCCGGATCATGCGCCGGGCGATCCGGGCGATCCGCCTGCTCGGCTGGCAGGGGCCGGCGTTCACCGAGCTGCTGCCGATCGCGCGGGACTGCATGTCGCCGTCGTACCCGGAGCTGGCCGAGGAGTTCGGGCGGATCTCCACGTACGCGTACCAGGAGGAGGAGACCTTCCTCGGCACGCTGCGCTCCGGCACCACGATCCTGGACACCGCGATCAGCGAGACCAAGACGTCGGGTGGCCGGCAGCTCTCCGGCGACAAGGCGTTCCAGCTGCACGACACGTACGGCTTCCCGATCGACCTGACCCTGGAGATCGCGCAGGAGCAGGGCCTGTCGGTCGACCAGGAGGGTTTCCGGCGGCTGATGGCCGACCAGCGGGCCCGGGCGAAGGCGGACGCGGCGGCGCGCAAGACCGGCCACGCGGACCTCTCGGCGTACCGTTCGGCGCTGGACGCCGGCGGCAACGTCGAGTTCACCGGTTACCAGGAGATCTCCCGTGAGTCCCGGGTCCGGGCGCTGATCACCGATCGGGGCCGGGTCGAGGTGGCCGGCGAGGGTGACTTCGTTGAGCTGGTGCTGGACACCACCCCGTTCTACGCGGAGGGCGGTGGCCAGCAGGCCGACACCGGTGTGATCAAGGTGGGCAGCGGCCAGCTCGAGATCGTCGACGTGCAGCAGCCGATCCCCGGCCTGATCGTGCACAAGGCCCGGGTGATCCGCGGTGAGGTGCGCGAGGGCGAGTCCGGCCTGGCCGAGATCGACGTGACCCGCCGTAAGGCGATCTCCCGGTCGCACACCGCGACCCACCTGGTCCACCAGACCATGCGCAACTTCCTCGGCGAGTCGGCGACCCAGGCGGGTTCGCTGAACGCGCCGGGCCGGCTGCGGTTCGACTTCCACACCCCGGGCGCGGTCAACCCGTCGGTGCTCTTCGACGTCGAGCAGCAGATCAACGAGGTGCTGCTGCGTGACCTGGAGGTGCACGCGTTCGTCACCTCGCAGGAGGAGGCGCGCCGGCTGGGCGCGATGGCGCTGTTCGGCGAGAAGTACGGCGACGAGGTCCGGGTCGTCGAGGTCGGCGACTACGCCCGGGAGCTGTGCGGTGGCACCCACGTGTCCCGGTCCGGCCAGCTCGGCCTGGTGAAAATTCTCACCGAGTCGTCGATCGGCTCCGGGGTGCGGCGGGTCGAGGCCCTGGTGGGCATCGACGCGTTCGGCTTCCTGGCCAAGGAGCACCTGCTGGTGTCCCGCCTGGCCGACCTGTTCCGGGTGCCCGGCGACCAGGTCGCCGACCGGGTCGAGCAGACCGTCACGGCGCTGCGCGACGCGGAGAAGGAGCTGGAGAAACTGCGGGCGCAGATGGTACTGGCCGGGGCGAGCGCGCTGGTCGACCAGGCGAAGGACCTGCGCGGGGTGGCCTACGTCGGTACCGAGGCGCCGGAGGGCGCGGGCGGCAACGACGTGCGCACGCTGGCCCAGGACATCCGCGGCAAGTTCGACCCGGCCCGTCCGGCGGTGGTCGCGGTGACCGCCCGCTCGGGTGGCAAGGCGACGCTGATCGTGGCGATCAACGCGGCCGCGAAAGGCCGCGGCCTGTCCGCCGGTGACCTGGTCCGGGGCGCGCTGTCCGGCCGGGGCGGCGGCAACGCCGACCTGGCGCAGGGCGGTGGCGTGCCGGCGGCCGAGGCGCCGAACCTGCTGGCCGCGGTCGAGAAGGCGCTGACCGAGGCGAGCTGA